One region of Choristoneura fumiferana chromosome 3, NRCan_CFum_1, whole genome shotgun sequence genomic DNA includes:
- the mTTF gene encoding mitochondrial transcription termination factor isoform X1, which yields MRKSVLSYIKLFKQANVTYSKLRMYWQPLDTCANSLNNNLFIDSVRVRFYNITHKADVKSKFNNSGEVIKYLEESREKLISQMNFANVEDARPFYKLSTKTLVHIYQTTKNDNQNGHCRNRVYYIAERIECSPAVLSELLTKRTFVYSLSFEWLKNSLNALLEMGVSTDRILRDLWVLKYKHETIRNRLQSVRDMGIETLYPWMVRCKKDILNRYIAISQETKNILGDNKSSKLYLADRLNTTPEAVEDICARIPALKTIRVTKVKRFVDFLIDEGFLPEDIANKPRVLAASPNTVKLRLEKLRKIGLQEINLNVLCKSRKDFKKYCESVEALYIEEKNKLL from the exons ATGAGAAAATCTGTGCTTTCATATATTAAACTTTTCAAGCAAGCAAATGTTACCTATAGTAAACTTCGAATGTATTGGCAACCACTAGATACTTGTGCGaatagtttaaataataatttatttattgattcgGTCAGAGTTCGGTTTTACAATATAACACATAAGGCAGAtgtaaaatcaaaatttaacaaCAGTGGTGAAGTAATAA aatATTTGGAAGAATCAAGAGAAAAGTTAATTTCACAAATGAATTTTGCTAATGTTGAAGATGCTAGACCATTCTATAAATTATCCACTAAAACTCTAGTGCATATTTATCAGACTACAAAAAATGATAACCAGAATGGCCACTGTAGAAATAGGGTCTATTATATTGCAGAACGGATAGAG TGTTCACCTGCTGTACTTAGCGAACTCCTAACAAAGAGAACTTTTGTCTACAGTTTATCATTTGAATGGCTTAAAAACTCTCTAAACGCATTACTAg AGATGGGTGTATCCACAGACCGTATTTTAAGAGATCTCTGGGTGCTTAAATATAAGCATGAAACTATTCGTAATAGGCTTCAGAGTGTAAGAGACATGGGAATTGAAACTTTATATCCTTGGATGGTACGCTGTAAAAAAGATATATTGAACAG ATACATTGCTATCTCACAAGAAACAAAGAATATTCTTGGTGATAATAAATCTTCAAAGCTTTATCTGGCTGATCGCTTGAATACCACTCCTGAAGCTGTTGAAGATATATGTGCCAGAATACCAGCGCTCAAGACCATCAGAGTCACAAAG GTCAAACGTTTCGTGGATTTTCTGATAGATGAAGGCTTTCTACCAGAAGACATCGCAAACAAGCCCAGAGTTTTAGCAGCATCCCCGAATACAGTTAAACTTCGACTTGAAAAGTTACGTAAAATTGGCCTGcaagaaattaatttaaatgtactTTGTAAGAGtagaaaagattttaaaaagtaTTGTGAATCAGTAGAAGCTTTGTAcatagaagaaaaaaataaattgttatga
- the LOC141426531 gene encoding dnaJ homolog subfamily A member 2-like has product MADNKLYEILGVNRNASDSDIKRSYHKLAKEFHPDKNPAAGDKFKEISYAYEVLSDPKKRQTYDKYGLKGLQEGGQGGGFPPDDILGHFFGDIFGMGGGGSRGRGRARGEDTIHPLKVSLEDMYNGKTTKLQLSKNVICGPCKGIGGKPGAVASCKDCHGQGIKVSYQQIGPNMTRQFQTRCPTCQGQGETINEKDKCPKCKGKKVLNETKILEVHVEKGMRENQKIFFRGEGDQQPDTQPGDVIIVLQQKHHDVFQRTGDDLVIKHEITLTEALCGFEFIVKHLDGRDLLIRHFTGEVIKPGDLKGIQGEGMPQFKNPFEKGNLYVKFDVVFPENHFATEEQLKQIESILPPRPAFVMPTGEDVEEVNLMEYTSSDRRRSGREEAYASDDEEHMHAGPGVQCAHQ; this is encoded by the exons ATGGCTGATAATAAGTTATACGAGATTTTGGGTGTTAATAGGAATGCCAGCGATTCTGATATAAAGAGG AGCTACCACAAGTTGGCGAAGGAGTTTCATCCCGACAAGAATCCTGCCGCAGGGGATAAGTTCAAAGAAATCAGCTATGCCTATGAAGTATTGTCGGACCCGAAGAAAAGACAAACTTACGATAAGTATGGACTTAAAGGTTTGCAAGAAGGTGGGCAAGGAGGTGGCTTTCCTCCTGATGATATTCTTGGTCACTTCTTTGGAGATATATTCGGCATGGGCGGGGGCGGCAGCAGGGGTCGCGGTCGCGCTCGCGGAGAGGACACCATTCATCCATTGAAGGTTTCTCTAGAAGACATGTACAATGGAAAAACTACTAAGCTTCAATTGAGTAAAAATGTGATCTGTGGACCTTGTAAAGGCATTGGTGGGAAGCCAGGAGCAGTTGCATCATGCAAGGACTGCCATGGACAGGGTATCAAAGTGTCTTATCAACAGATAGGGCCCAACATGACTCGTCAATTTCAAACACGTTGCCCTACATGCCAAGGACAAGGGGAAACAATTAATGAGAAAGATAAGTGCCCTAAATGTAAAGGTAAGAAAGTCCTAAACGAGACCAAGATTTTGGAAGTGCATGTGGAAAAGGGTATGCgagaaaatcaaaaaatattctttagagGTGAAGGTGACCAGCAGCCTGATACCCAGCCTGGTGATGTGATAATTGTGCTTCAGCAGAAGCACCATGATGTGTTCCAGAGAACTGGTGATGACCTTGTGATCAAACATGAAATCACTTTGACTGAGGCCCTGTGTGGTTTTGAGTTTATTGTTAAACACCTAGATGGTCGTGATTTACTTATAAGACACTTTACAGGAGAGGTAATTAAACCTGGTGATCTCAAGGGAATTCAGGGTGAAGGCATGCCACAGTTTAAGAACCCGTTTGAAAAGGGAAACCTGTATGTGAAATTTGATGTGGTTTTCCCTGAAAACCACTTTGCTACTGAAGAGCAGTTGAAACAGATAGAAAGTATATTGCCTCCGCGTCCAGCATTTGTGATGCCTACAGGAGAAGATGTGGAGGAGGTGAACCTGATGGAGTACACATCAAGTGACCGCAGGCGTAGTGGCCGCGAGGAAGCTTATGCCAGCGATGATGAAGAGCACATGCATGCAGGGCCTGGAGTACAATGTGCCCATCAGTAG
- the mTTF gene encoding mitochondrial transcription termination factor isoform X2: MNFANVEDARPFYKLSTKTLVHIYQTTKNDNQNGHCRNRVYYIAERIECSPAVLSELLTKRTFVYSLSFEWLKNSLNALLEMGVSTDRILRDLWVLKYKHETIRNRLQSVRDMGIETLYPWMVRCKKDILNRYIAISQETKNILGDNKSSKLYLADRLNTTPEAVEDICARIPALKTIRVTKVKRFVDFLIDEGFLPEDIANKPRVLAASPNTVKLRLEKLRKIGLQEINLNVLCKSRKDFKKYCESVEALYIEEKNKLL; this comes from the exons ATGAATTTTGCTAATGTTGAAGATGCTAGACCATTCTATAAATTATCCACTAAAACTCTAGTGCATATTTATCAGACTACAAAAAATGATAACCAGAATGGCCACTGTAGAAATAGGGTCTATTATATTGCAGAACGGATAGAG TGTTCACCTGCTGTACTTAGCGAACTCCTAACAAAGAGAACTTTTGTCTACAGTTTATCATTTGAATGGCTTAAAAACTCTCTAAACGCATTACTAg AGATGGGTGTATCCACAGACCGTATTTTAAGAGATCTCTGGGTGCTTAAATATAAGCATGAAACTATTCGTAATAGGCTTCAGAGTGTAAGAGACATGGGAATTGAAACTTTATATCCTTGGATGGTACGCTGTAAAAAAGATATATTGAACAG ATACATTGCTATCTCACAAGAAACAAAGAATATTCTTGGTGATAATAAATCTTCAAAGCTTTATCTGGCTGATCGCTTGAATACCACTCCTGAAGCTGTTGAAGATATATGTGCCAGAATACCAGCGCTCAAGACCATCAGAGTCACAAAG GTCAAACGTTTCGTGGATTTTCTGATAGATGAAGGCTTTCTACCAGAAGACATCGCAAACAAGCCCAGAGTTTTAGCAGCATCCCCGAATACAGTTAAACTTCGACTTGAAAAGTTACGTAAAATTGGCCTGcaagaaattaatttaaatgtactTTGTAAGAGtagaaaagattttaaaaagtaTTGTGAATCAGTAGAAGCTTTGTAcatagaagaaaaaaataaattgttatga
- the mTTF gene encoding mitochondrial transcription termination factor isoform X3, translated as MQPYHKVTEMGVSTDRILRDLWVLKYKHETIRNRLQSVRDMGIETLYPWMVRCKKDILNRYIAISQETKNILGDNKSSKLYLADRLNTTPEAVEDICARIPALKTIRVTKVKRFVDFLIDEGFLPEDIANKPRVLAASPNTVKLRLEKLRKIGLQEINLNVLCKSRKDFKKYCESVEALYIEEKNKLL; from the exons ATGCAACCTTACCATAAGGTAAcgg AGATGGGTGTATCCACAGACCGTATTTTAAGAGATCTCTGGGTGCTTAAATATAAGCATGAAACTATTCGTAATAGGCTTCAGAGTGTAAGAGACATGGGAATTGAAACTTTATATCCTTGGATGGTACGCTGTAAAAAAGATATATTGAACAG ATACATTGCTATCTCACAAGAAACAAAGAATATTCTTGGTGATAATAAATCTTCAAAGCTTTATCTGGCTGATCGCTTGAATACCACTCCTGAAGCTGTTGAAGATATATGTGCCAGAATACCAGCGCTCAAGACCATCAGAGTCACAAAG GTCAAACGTTTCGTGGATTTTCTGATAGATGAAGGCTTTCTACCAGAAGACATCGCAAACAAGCCCAGAGTTTTAGCAGCATCCCCGAATACAGTTAAACTTCGACTTGAAAAGTTACGTAAAATTGGCCTGcaagaaattaatttaaatgtactTTGTAAGAGtagaaaagattttaaaaagtaTTGTGAATCAGTAGAAGCTTTGTAcatagaagaaaaaaataaattgttatga
- the LOC141426543 gene encoding uncharacterized protein, with protein MGRHKEWRKIAKRERRRRIRRQEAILRDNLLSSSINEYPNWLKEQEELEAFEREQIEAMNRAENEKWIAAEKLSLQRWQELQQRKEKIQMKRLEQEAKLKMEREFEQKLKEEEEKRLKEIEEENKCKHQAFMEKLEQFLSGDSNEPPPELLVSSETKPNHELCPFFYKTGCCRFGNQCSRNHQFPGISKVILAVNFFTHFGINNAIDNEYDTDAMLEYEYSETYKDFKDFFYDVLPEFEKFGQVIQFKVCNNYEKHLRGNTYIEFAKLRCAVAAYRALHTRWFGGKQLSLQFCQISSWKNAICGLQSTRRCPKGRACNFLHVFRNPNNVFPLHRVQESERRQRTPPSRSWRWSESPEVEIPRRKRSRSRSRERRHREARRRDEHRRKNMKHRRRRSRSRKRSVESDSGNK; from the exons ATGGGACG ACACAAGGAATGGAGGAAAATAGCAAAACGGGAAAGAAGAAGACGAATTAGACGACAAGAAGCTATACTACGAG ATAATTTATTGAGCTCATCAATCAATGAGTATCCCAATTGGTTAAAAGAACAAGAGGAGTTGGAAGCATTTGAAAGGGAACAAATTGAAGCTATGAATAGAGCAGAAAATGAAAAATGGATTGCTGCAGAAAAACTATCTTTGCAACGTTGGCAAGAGTTGCAAcagagaaaagaaaaaatacaaatgaagCGTTTAGAGCAGGAGGCTAAGCTAAAAATG gagAGAGAATTCGAGCAAAAGTTAAAGGAAGAGGAAGAAAAAAGGCTAAAGGAAATTGAAGAAGAGAATAAATGTAAACATCAAGCTTTTATGGAAAAATTGGAACAGTTTCTTTCTGGAGATTCTAATGAACCTCCCCCTGAATTACTTGTTTCAAGTGAAACCAAACCCAATCATGAACTGTGCCCATTCTTTTATAAAACTGGGTGCTGCCGGTTTGGCAATCAATGCTCAAGGAATCATCAGTTCCCTGGGATTAGTAAA GTGATTTtagctgttaatttttttactcaTTTTGGTATTAACAATGCAATAGACAATGAATATGATACAGATGCAATGCTAGAATATGAATACAGTGAAACTTATAAGGATTTCAAGGATTTTTTCTATGATGTGTTACCTGAATTTGAAAAGTTTGGACAAGTAATACAATTCAAA GTCTGCAACAATTATGAGAAGCATCTTCGTGGGAATACATACATAGAATTTGCCAAGCTGCGGTGTGCTGTGGCGGCGTATCGTGCTTTGCACACGCGTTGGTTTGGCGGCAAACAACTTTCTCTGCAGTTTTGTCAAATAAGCTCGTGGAAAAACGCAATTTGTG GTCTGCAGTCAACTCGTCGCTGTCCAAAAGGTCGCGCATGTAATTTTCTACACGTGTTTAGAAATCCCAACAATGTGTTTCCGCTCCACCGAGTCCAAGAATCTGAAAG AAGGCAAAGAACACCGCCCTCTCGGTCTTGGCGATGGTCTGAATCACCCGAAGTCGAGATTCCAAGAAGGAAACGGTCTCGCTCGCGGTCCCGGGAGAGAAGGCATCGCGAGGCAAGACGACGAGACGAGCACCGGCGTAAAAACATGAAGCATCGGCGACGCCGCTCGAGATCACGAAAACGCAGCGTGGAATCTGATTCCGGAAACAAATAG